The genomic DNA GCATTATGACATTGATATGGACCTGAGTGCTGAGGTCTTTATCACCAACACCACTCTTCTTCAAATTTCTTGTGTGTTTCCATAGTGAGGCAAGTAAAATAATTGATGCAGTTATGCTTATGGTGAAATTTATGGAAGTATAAGTGAgctgcagaggaagaaaaatatagaGAGGTTTGTGTAAATCCCCTCTTGGGTTGGCCCATCCTGGTGGAGTCAATGTTAAATTGTCCCACTTTTTGTGTCCAAAATATTCAAccagtggaagaagaaagaagatacTGGAAATGACCATTGACCATCCAAGTAGTCTGGGTGCAAGCATGTTGATTCTTTGCTTTAGCCAATGGAAGACACGGTTAGCAAAGTTAGTGACCTTCACACAGTAGAAAACACTTAGCCATGTGGCAGACCAGAGGCTGAGCATGTTGAAAAAGATCCAGACAATATAAAGATATGCCTGTTTAGAAGACCAGGTCTCAGAGGAGATGAGATACAGAAGACCACTCACTGAAGAATGCAGTTCCATCACAAATCTGGATGTAGTCAAACTAATCAAGAGGACATCACAGGACAACATCTTTCTGTTTCGAAGCCATTGATGCCCCTCTACAACTGTGATAAATCCATTTCCCAAAAGGGAAGCTATTCTTACAGTTTCTGTAATGATGGTTATGAGTATATCCACTGGAGACTTTGAGctgatcattttcttttaaaa from Sceloporus undulatus isolate JIND9_A2432 ecotype Alabama chromosome 2, SceUnd_v1.1, whole genome shotgun sequence includes the following:
- the LOC121921003 gene encoding taste receptor type 2 member 8-like, producing the protein MISSKSPVDILITIITETVRIASLLGNGFITVVEGHQWLRNRKMLSCDVLLISLTTSRFVMELHSSVSGLLYLISSETWSSKQAYLYIVWIFFNMLSLWSATWLSVFYCVKVTNFANRVFHWLKQRINMLAPRLLGWSMVISSIFFLLPLVEYFGHKKWDNLTLTPPGWANPRGDLHKPLYIFLPLQLTYTSINFTISITASIILLASLWKHTRNLKKSGVGDKDLSTQVHINVIMLLLCYVFFYFLYFSSMILFVSKVVKYGTTAKQVLDLLAATFPCAHAIILILTNPKLKEMAAHILNIRQRAS